GTCCTGACTTTTTACATTGTATCTTGGACAGGGATTATTCTTCTTTGTCTCTGAGAGGTGTTTTCATGGCTGAGCTTTTTATTCGGCCTGGGAGGAAAGGGGTGAAGGAAACACCTGCTAGCTTTTTTGACCATGAATAGAAGGGTAGAATATAAGAGCCATATCTTTCTCCTTCACTAACTAGCATCATATTTTAAGCAACCTCTGACCAGTATTAGGCGAAAGCAACATAATCTCCTTAGGGATAATTACATGGTTCTGTGCAGTGGGAGGTTCTTTTAACCCACTGTCTTGGCTTTTTCATTGCCCCATTAGATAGCCATGCCTTTAAGAAAATGGAATTCCAGCCTCCAGAAGCCAAGAAGTTTTTCAGCACAGTGAGGAAAGAAATGGCCCTGCTAGCAACCTCGTTGCCAGATGGTATCATGGTCAAAACCTTTGAAGACAGAATGGTAAGTTCACGCAACCCAGTGTGTCTTTGGCACTCCACCAAGAGTGTTTTGGTACTCCCCATCCTTGTTAGAGCTGTCACCATTGAAACACAAGCCAGGATCCAAAAAACGACTCTTATCATCTAAGACGCGTCTTAGTTGAAGGAACCATATTGTTCATTTGTGAATACCTCGGCCAGTCTTCAGGCAGATAGAAAGGGGTTTCATTTTCCTCCTGCAGCCATTGGTCACTAGCATCTCTGCTTCTGACTTCCTCAGCTTATACAGCAGTTGTGAATAATCCCATTATTGTGTCCTGTGTGTTCATCTCGCCCTTTTGCATAGAGTACAGTGTACAAACTTTGCATTCATTCAAACATAACTGAATGccataaaaaagaataaagagcAGAAAAACGACAATATATTCCAGAAAACTTCCTTAAGCACCCGCAAAACTGATTGAAATAACACATTTCGTTACTTACAGTGGCTATCTATCACACCAACAGAAATCTGACATTCTCTTTGGCCACCGCAATAGCAAATAAATGCTTTCAATGTTGCATTCTGTTACAGCAGCAAGTAAAATAACTGTTTTGCTGACTCAACAGGAACTAAATTCTAGGCGCTGGGTTAAGTTAAGTACTTTTGCTGTGATATTTTCATAAATGGAACAAGTGGGGGAGCAGGGGGTGAAGTTCAATAGCTTTACCAACACAGTGCTGTTATCTGGCATGCagcccatgtacagtggtacctcgcaagacgaatgcctcgcacgaCAAAAAACTTGCTAGACGAAAGCGTATTGCGATGGttatggtgacttgcaagacaaagttttcagtGGCCACGCTTCGCAATACAAAGTTTATCggcggtttttgttttgttttttgccgcggcaacgcgcgcttcgcaagacgaaattatcgctagacgaagcgactcacggcacgaattaatttcgccttgcgaggcaccactgtaatgcaatgTAGCTATTTTCCTAGTTAACACTGCAGAGGCTCCCCGATGATTTTTCTTCATGGAATTATGCTTTGGCTTGTGATCTCTTCACAGGATCTCTTTTCGGCACTCGTCAAAGGACCTACGCGCACACCATATGAGGATGGCCTCTTTTTATTTGACATCCAGCTTCCCAACATCTACCCGGCTGTCCCCCCTCTCTTCCGTTACCTCTCCCAGTGTAGTGGGAGACTGAACCCCAACTTGTATGACAATGGAAAAGTCTGCGTAAGCCTTTTGGGGACATGGATAGGCAAGGTAATACAACTTCAAACTACTTCTGTATTGATGTTGGTCTGGCTCCTCCAAGTACCATTGTATAAATAGCCTCAgattgctcttcttcttcttcttcttcttcttcttcttcttcttcttcttcttcttcttcttcttcttcttcttcttcttcttcttcatctcctcctcctctcaaaaGACAAGGTTAGGGTGCTGTGCTAGAATTGAAGATTCTACTCTACAGTTCGCTGCCCATGCACATATCTCAAAAGTATATATGCACCCCTTATCTGTAGCTTGCGAGTGTTAAACCATTGGTTTAGTTATGGGCTCCATAGCTTTCTGCTGGAAGGGCTTCCATTATCCCAGCTGGCCACAGCCACGGCTCAGAGAAGTGCTCCTAAGTTTATGAGGGAAGCGGAGCGGCACGTAGCAAAATGACACAAGAAGCTTTCGTCAGAAAAGGCTTCCTTCCTTCACGACACGCTTCGGAGCTCTTTCCCAGCTGacctcaatacagtggtacctcggtttatgaacacaattggttccggaagtctgttcataaactgaagcgaactttcccattgaaagtaatggaaagtggattaatctgttccagacggtccatggagtacttaaactgaagcgttcataaactgaagcgaactttcccattgaaagtaatggaaagtggattaatccgttccagatgggtccgtggcattcataaaccgaaaattcgtaaaccgaggtgttcataaaccgaggttccactgtatttaaaagctAACATGATATATAAGTGGAACCTCACTACTGAAATCTGTTGTGGCTCAAAACACAATCACTCCACCAGATCTTATATACGTTGTCGCGACAGCGCCGTCTCTTGGCTGTGTCCAATTCTGCAGCTGCATCGGCCTTCATTTGGCTTGCAATGTGCAGCTCACGTAGCAGCCCTGTTCTTCAGTGCAGTGATCTTTGGGCTAGTGGAGCAGTGCAGTCTCTGGCCACCAGGACCCAGCAATGCTATGGACAACCCTTACCACGTAACTTAGAAGGCGGCACTCTTGGAGTAATTGTGGCGTCACCGCAGTGCTGAGCATCAGCACAGGTCCTGGAGGCTGCCTCTAACATAATGCAGATGTTACACCCATAATTACATAGAATGCCCAGCCCATCCACATGATATTGAACTCATTGTTCTCGTGtaaagctttaaaataaataacactAAATACATTGGCTTTTTTTCCAGGGCACAGAGAGGTGGACCAGTAAAtccagccttctccaagtactcATCTCAATCCAAGGTAAATTCCAGTGTTGGAGCAGGAGAGAAAAGTGGGGGCCAGGAGTATCCTTCAGCAGGGGAATATGAGAAAATAGGTAGAATAACCTATTTCTTCTGCAACTAGCTGTAGGCGAATTTCATTACCCTATAATTGTGGGCGCCCATACGCATTTACTTTCTATTTCATGTCCTGAAAGGAAAACCACAACCACCACCTAGACAGCTGCCAGCTCACAGAAGGAGTTGCAACTAACTCCTTGAGCTTGGCTGGCCGTTAAAAGCCAATAAGCAACCAAGCCAGCCCACGCAGTGTTTATTTTTGCATAGGTGGATTTTGCATCACTGTTGCTCTCTGCAGGTCGGCATTCCGCAATCTACTTGCTCCAAGGGAAGGGCCACAGTTGCATATGATTCACCACCCAACCTGGCATGTCCAGGGGCAGGTTGGAGCGCCTGCACGAGTAGCTTTGTGTGTAGGATGTACACTTCAGGGGACAATAGGCCTCATGCAGGTAGAAGACATTAAGAAGTGCATTCTTCTCATGAGAAATTGTTGGGCGATTTGTCCCCTAATGTAATTTAACATAATTGGCGTGCCTGGACTATAACCATTTTCTCAAGAAGCTAGGAACACTTTCAGTTAGAACAGTTTGTCTACTGGCAGTAATTAAGGCATCCAAACCCCATCgaggtgtttttttcttaaaactTTCCAAAAGTGCTGTCACCCTGTAGAATTGTGCTTTAATTTTCATCAAAACTTTGCATGGTGGAGGTTTCAGCTTCATTACATAACGAGCCTAGTAATTCCAGGTTAGAATTCTGAAATGGGTGTTTAAAAAATGAGTGTTAAAACCACCTTAAATTTGGAGTAATTGTTGGGCTTCAGAACCTGAATAAATAGGGTTTTACTTTGGGTTTTTTGAAACTGAGGTTACTTCCACCTCCTCCCCCTTAAATTCTAAATACATAGTGCTTTCATCTTCCTGGTACATTTAATTCCTtgccttttcccccttttccagCCGTGTCCCATAGTTTGCTCTAAGGCAGCCATGTACATTTCCCACATCATTGCAACCTTTTAAATTCTTTATTCTCcctgctccctcttcttcctccccttccatTTTCTCACATCAGGGCTTATCCTAGTCAACGAGCCTTATTACAATGAGGCTGGCTTTGACAGTGACCGCGGTTTGCAAGAGGGCTACGAAAACAGCCGCTGCTACAACGAGATGGCTCTGATCCGGGTCGTTCAGTCGATGATGCAGCTGCTGCGCAAGCCGGTGGAAGTCTTTGAGCAGGAGATCTTTGAGCACTTCTGCTGCAACGGTTGGCGCCTGGTCCACCGCATTGAGTCCTGGGTGGAAACCAACGAGTTGGTGGAAAGGAGTCATGACCACGCCGGCCTGGGAGAGCCTTCCTTCGTGCATTCAGCCTGTGGCGTTTTGGCGGAGAGCCCTCTAGATGGCATGGGGCCTCTGGGAGAGCTAGAGTTAGGGGCTGCCGCCGCAGTTAGCCAGTTGCCTGACGGCAAGGAGGAGTTGGAAGACTCTGGTTGCGCGATGTCGACGCTTGCTGCCAGTGACGCCCATCAATATTCGGACTCTGAGAGCATGGGCCAGGCCAGGGCAATGCACTTTGCCAGAGACCCAACAGAGGAGAGTAAAGCTGCCCAAGACTCTGCTGCTCAACCTAGTGTGAAaccaaagaaaaggagaaagagctACAGGAGCTTTCTTCCGGAGAGGAGCGGCTACCCTGACATCGGCTTCCCCCTCTTCCCACTGTCCAAGGGGTTTATAAAGAGCATCCGTGGAGTCTTGCAGCAGTACCGGGCTGCCTTAGTAGAGGCCAACATCCCAGAGTGGACAGAAGACAAATGAAACATCAGGTTAGGGGCAGACAGACGCACAGAAAAGAAGGGGAAGCCTGGAGGAAGCAGCTAGCAACAGTTGTTAACAATAAATAAGACTCCCACTGCACCCATTCCTCCTCGGCTTGGTTTGTTATAGAGAAAGCAGAAGCTTCCATAACTCATTTTaggctctctctcttctccccccacccacattccAGGTGCACAGGATGGTTGAGCAACTCTGCACAgcgacacacacatgcacacacccacacaccatgctCCTGTTTCCAGGTTGATCCTGAGAGAATAGGAGCTGTGACTTTTCCATGCCAGACCTTGTGCGAAGCTGGCGTTGGATCTTCTCAACTCCTATTGGTGCAAAGGCACTCCCTCTTTCCTGGGTGATCCTCTTGGGTGCTATGGGTGATCTTGATGGTTGAGAACGCTTTTGATTTAAGCCTGGGGAGAACCTTGTTTTTATCTCTTGTGAGGAAGATGCAGTGCTCCTCTCTACCTTCAGACATAAAATGTCACTGAAGCCGGTCAGTTAGAAAGCCCTGAGTAGCCCACATTTTCAGCTCTGTGCCAGTCCCGAGTGCTTTCTTGATTTGGTTTGCTGCTGTGAGCCGAGGAGATAAATTCCCCAGAAATTGGTGTAGGCTTGGACTTCTGCTACAAGAGAGCCACAAAGTGGTGAATAtaaggtgtttgttttttcctgactGTATGGGCCACTTTGAGACAGAAGCTAAGTGAGCTAGGTGAGATGTCCTTGATGTGGTCCACACTCAGAACCTCCTCTCTGGCTTTCTGAGGATTACCTGCtgtcttatttaaaatgcacaatttCTTCTGAGCAGCATATCTCTTTCCACTTTGCCTTGAGGGGGAATAGTGCATATAGCGTAGCCTGCTGCTCCCCTGGACACATGAACACTCTGCTACCAACTCAACTCTGTACACCAAGGTACCTCAGGATGGCGCTGGAACAATTAATTGCATGGTGCAGCCCACATTTTCCAATTTCGCCTTTCACTTAGGTGTTTTGCAAAGTGGCAGCTCTGCCCGACATTGTATCTACATGGACTTATACCAACCTTATAGCAACAAGCCTCCACGCTAATATAGACAATGGGTgtccctagtccagcatccttaaGTTATAATTGCAGCCTTTATTGTGAGTCGCTGTTGTTTCCTATCCCCTGATCCTAGGCTGTGTGCAACCACCACCGCTACCTCCCTGCTGGCTGTGGCATCACCCGGTGGTCCTGTCACAGAGCAGGAGTTGCAGCAGGCCCAACCCTGTATCTGGTACGGATCATGACGGTGATACATTCATATTTTTGCATCCTAGATGAGGTTGCATTCTGTTCCTTGTTCAGTGTACCCACATCTTTGCACGGCGTCACAGTCAACCCTTGTATTTCCCTTCCTCTGATCATGACCTGGgtgctcctctttcaccctcccaCTCAAATAATCTAGTTGAAGAGGCTGAACAGGGTGACACAAATCTTGTGTTTACTCGGATATTAGTTAGTTGTTCTAGTGTTGCAGATTAAGATTTGAGAGGTAGCGGTTCTCCAGTTGGGAGGCTGCAGTATGCGATCTTTTGTGGCCATGCTGGTAAAAGAGCAGCAAAAGAAATAAGTTGACATTAGTACCCTTTGAGGACAGGGACAAGAAAggatttctccttttttctttttcttttttgcttgcatTGCCAGACACTCTGTTAATTGTGTGAAAGGGCagacagtgagggggggggatctgtctgtgtttctgtgtgtcaTCACATTCCTCATGCAGATGTGGTCGTGGCGCCTCTTCtccccaagagagagagaggaacaagcCACGTATTTTATTGTGATGACACACTAAAGAAAACAAGCAAGCTTTCCCAATCCACCAGTCACCTAGCTGCCCACCCTGTTTTGAGAAGTGGCTACTCTTCCATTTTGAGTAGGGGAGCAAAGTGGGAGGAGCCACACAGAAGAGGAGGCAAATGGTGCTATGGACTACAGAGAGCTGAGCTTCAATGGGACTCCCTTTTTTTCAAAGTGCAACTGAGAGCTTTGTGTGAAGCTGTATCATGGGAAGATCTTGCTTACTCTTTCCTCCTCGGGATCTGCTGCCATCTTTTGCATCCATCAAGCACTGTCCCTTATCCTTGCTGTCAGGCCCCACCAGAGGCATGCACAGAAGTTTACAGTTTCTTTTTCTATAAGCTTTTGAATAATGTGAAGCTCTAGGTTATGCAGTTGCTGGTGAGCACACACCATGCAGCTATAACCTCTTTTTGGTGTATGTACGTAATAAAAGAGTGAAGAGAAATTTCCAAGAGGCAAATGCTTAAAACACCCCAAGAAGCCAAAGCATGAGGCACATTGTTAGTCTTGAGATGGGCTACATGATTGTGATGTATAAATTTAAAATCTTATCTGTTTTAagtgctgggggagggagggaaaagaaatattacaaaaaaaggaaaagaatttcTAGCCtttctgtacagtatttaaaactgATGGAGCTGTCATATTGGGGCAATGCTTAGAGGTGTGTTACTTTTGCCGCTGTGAATGCTTGGTTGCTTACAATATATGTATAAAGTATTGTGTGATTAATCTTTTTTTACTTGCAAACTTTGTTTGGCTAACTAAGATGTAGTAATAAAGGAGAGAAAGTGGCTTGCCATTATGTTCTGCCGCTGTGAATAGGTTTGGTTGTGCTTGCTGTGTCTCTGTTCATCTGGCGAGATTTGTATATAACCAGAATTCTCATTCGCAACTAAGAGGGATGTACCGGtaggccaggggtgtcaaactcaaattcatcgggggccgcatcagcagtttggtcaccctcaaagggccggttgtatctgtaggactatgtgtccactctttattatcataaattattgtcactgcattcaattattactgttttttgtaataatgtaagtaataactatctctgaaagcagaaacatagtcagaataatggcaagtagatattcaaatgtacaattactgtacaatttattgaaaaatgatttttcgtaactgcactgggtggtggaggctcactagggtttcatgcaggacctttgcagagctactagtacctggagatgctggggtccttctgcatgcaggacagatgttctgccagtgagccaccaaagggactggctgaggttgactcactggagctgctctcctggttccagggtttaagggccagaagtataaagcagcatcctatgtttctgaggagagggaggggagggagggagggagggagggagggaggaaggaaggaaggaaggaaggaaggaaggaaggaaggaaggaaggaaggaaggaaggaagaaaagagggagtgggagggagagaggaaggaaggaaaaaggggagagaaagaagagtaggaaataaggaagggaataaagaaggaaagaaaaagaaagagggagagaagacggaaagggagaaagaaggaaggaagtagagggaaagaaagaataagaatgagggagaggaagaaagatgggaaggacggaaggaaggaaggaaggaagaaagaaagaaaagagggagcaggaggcagagaggaaggaaagaggtgagagaaagaagagtaggaaagaaggaataaagaaggaaagaaaaagaaagagggagagaagacagagataaagaaggaaggaaggagagggaaagaaagaataagaacgagggagaggaagaaagggtcccgctggctggggcgctcggcgggccacatgacgaggtctggcgggccggatttggcccgcgggccttgtgtttgacacccgtgcggTAGGCATTCCTGAAGAGGCTGGGAAAGGAGGAAGCTTCTTTGCCAGTCCATCTATTATATGTCGTCTAGGGAAGGGGGACCAGTCCTATAGCTTATGAGTCACTCTCTGTGTCCCCCACTGGCAAAGTTTCCCTGGAATCCTTCCCTTTGAGATCTTTTAAGCGTATTTTGTGTCCAATTCTTGCTTGTCCTATTGAGATATGTGTTTCAGTATTATGTTCCTTGATTATTTTTGAGGAAGCCCTCAAAATCATGTGTAGTGACTCAGGCAGTGACTGTACTGACAGCCTTCTGTGAGTTTCGGTGTTACTTTGCACACTAATGACACATCCACCTGTGCACTCATGTAACTGGAAGTGTGTTCTACCAGCAACCCTCAGCGGTGGGCTTTACCAAAGAAAACATGAAAATTGTTAGCAACATCTGTGTGTACGTACATTTAAGAATGGTGACAATGACTTAGTCTGAACTTCTCATAGGTCTCCTTTCTGAAAACCCAGGCACACACCTCAGCTCTTCAACCATAGCAACTGGAATCTTACGTTGCCCAGTTGGTGGGGAGGAATGTCAATACACATTAAGTCCTGTTGTGTCCTCGCTCTGCCTCCCTGGCCCACATTGGAGCAGAAAGTAAAAAGTTATTTGGGAAGGTCATCAAATGTCAACAGCATTATTAAATATCAGTTGACTAAAAATCTGTGGTGGTACTCGCTGACCCTAGCCGGAGTGATTCATGACCATGTAAAACTAATATCTGgaagggttttctttctttctttacacatTTTCTGATCATCTAGtttctgttctcttccaggaATACGACTCAGGAGGCAGATAGTGCAATCAAGGTATAGAGGAGCCTTCAAACCACATGACTCCTGTGGTTATACAGGTCAGACACAAACATATGAATTTGTTATCTGGAGTGAAAGAACTAGGCgttccagaaaagaaaaaaataagccaGTTCCTTTGCTCCAGTAAACATGCCATTCAGCACTGTGCTATGCATCATGTTTACTTTTTCCATGTAAATTGAACTAGCTAGTCATCATTGATTTCAAATCTGAACTGCTGCAGtcttaactgattttttttaacaaaacaatcCCAGTTTGACTCTGGTTTTTCAAGGGTTTTTATAGAAGCGATACGGGTAAGAAAGAGtgtctcttctcccccacctttcAATATGTGTTGCAGAGGCCTCCAGACCCTGGGCCCCATAACCATAAGGCAGAATCTCCAGTAGTTTAAATATAAGGCAGGGTGGGAGACCAAGCCATTGCCTTTGCTGAAAAATCCAGGCATTCAGACTGGTTTGTTAAAATGTTGAGGTCCATTTGTGGCTCTTGCCACAAGAACCATACAGTGGCTTCAGTTGTAACAAACTGTTTAAGAGCTTAGTGTATGCACTACAGCATACAGCTTTATCTATAAAACCTTGGTTTAAATTCCATTACGTATGTATAAGGCTTAATGTctctttattacagtggtaccttggtttatgggacgcaggtggcgctgtgggttaaaccacagagcctagggcttgctgatcagaaggtgggcggttcgaatccctgcaacggggtgagctcccgttgctcggtcccagctcctgccaacctagcagttcgaaagcacgtcaaagtgcaagtagataaatagggaccgctacagctacagcgggaaggtaaacggtgtttccgtgtgctgctctggttcgccagaagcggcttagtcatgctggccacatgacctggaagctgtacaccagctccctcggccaataatgcgagatgagcaccgcaaccccagagtcggtcacgactggacctaatggtcaggggtccctttaccttggtttaagaactaagctggtttatgaacaactttgattaagaacgctgcaaacccggaagtaggtgttttggtttgtgaactttgccttggaagcagaacatgtttcgcttcctgttgagtgtgttccatttgtaaattgagtcccccactgctatgagAAAGCACACCTTGgcttaagaacgctttggtttaagaatggacttccagaacctattaagttcataaaccaaggtaccactgtacaatcaaAGCTAATAGTaggataaaaacaataaatatggTAATGTACTAATGTAAACACATTCTCCATAAACTCAAATGTGATTTCACAGCATCATAGAGCTCGAAGGGATCTCAAAGGCCATGTGGGCCAACTTCCTGCTACTATTATGAAATCAGGATCACTGCCCATCCGACTACTTCCTCCTCTTATTTCTTTACCTAAGGTATGGCTGCTGCATCATGAGATCTGTATTGGTGCTTGCTTTTTAGCAAACATAGTTAACCTGTGGCCCACCAGCTGATGTTGGACTCGTAACTCCCATTGCCCCAGCTAGCACTAGGACAACAAGTCGAAAGCCAACAATAAATTCTTCTGTCTCCTTTTTTgggtaggagtgtgtgtgtgtgtgtgtgtgtgagagagagagagagagagagagagaacaccagcTTTAAAAGCAGTTGTACTATTAATCTTGACTTTCTAAAATAAAGAATCCTTGTACATTATCTGAATCTTCCACCATTAGGTTGGTGTGCAAGTATAGTAATGTTGATTCCACCTTCATGTGTGGGTACCTCTGACAAAAATCACCCTTTTCTGTTAGGAACCTTCATGGACCACTTTGATTTTGTCTGCATTTACCTAATGAATAACAATGAAAAGATGGACAGGAATCATCTTTTTTACCATCCTAGCATGTGTCTGCAAGATGATATACTGGATACCTTGAGAAAAGCAGAGGTGCCAGTTTAGTCCAAATTAAGGTGCTAGTTTTGCCATAGTATGCTAGCAAAGTGGCAAGCATGTCGGTTTGTTAATGTACTCACTATGGGAGAAAGTTAGCAGCTCTCTCATTAGTCCGgtgctacccacccacccctcatttGCAGGCAAGACTAAAGGATTTGTTAAGATGTGCTTCCCTTTCCAAGAGAACAACCTAAAACTTAGCATCAAGATTACTGCAGCATCATTTTAACCTTAATTTTTCAAgaatagtgctttttttcttttggaaaaaagGGTAAATCTTTATTCCCCCTCTCCTTGAGAATATAATCTGCTGCTACATACAActttgggtgtgtgagagagagtgagtttatttttaaaaaaattacaggagGATTAAAAGTGGTCCCCAAAGTGCCGTTGGAATGAGGCATTTTTATTCATGTAGCCACTGCATTGGGGCGACAGCAGGTTCTCTGCTTCAGTCGCAGTTGGTGTGCAGAAAAGGTTTGATATTGGATGGAGAGGCAAAACACAGCTATGGTTTGGAGACCTGCTTCACCTCCTCCTCTGGGCAGTGCAGAGCAGGAAGACATTGAAGCTGCAGGGAAGAGTGAGAGTCTTATGCTCACCAGAGGACAGGCTCCACCATTACTCGTGATGTAGTTTCAAAAAAATTGCTCTGCAAGCCAAGTTTCCCCTGAGAATTATCCCTGCCAGAGATAGTGTTGATGATGTGCAGCATCGGGGATCCTCCCACCCCGCCCCTTCAACTCCCTGTGCTACTGATAACGCGGGCAAGCCGCCTGTGCATTTGACCTTGCACAGGTTCGCAGGGCAGCACTTCCCCATCCACAGTCATGGAGCCCTTGCGCACCAGGGGCTCGAGCCGGAAAGCTTTGACAGGCACATAGTGGAGATAGGGGTTGTTGAGAGCCAGATGCGTCCCTTTATCCATGGCCATGAAAAACTTGACCATGGAAAGCCGGGAGACCCCCGCCGTGACGTAGAAGAGGTGGATGGCATCATCGTACAGCTTGGCTTGGGGGGCCAGCAGGAGGTCTGCTCCCAAGTGGGAGTGTTGGATGCAAATGATGGAGACAAACTCCTCCTCTGGGGCTACAGTCCAGTGCTCAGGAATGGGCTGCTCAAAGGGTACCAGCAAGGAGTCCTCAAGCACACAGTTATTGCTGCTGGCGCACGAAGAGACCGACGGGAAGAAGCTGTACAGGGACTTCTTGCTGCTGAAGGAGGACTGTTCAGAGCGCAGCGCCGACGGGGAGCTGTGTCCCACCTCAGAGGGTGAAGATCCAGGGCTGGGGCTCAGGTCGTCGCAGGGCAGGTAAGAGAGGCGGCCCTTGTAGACCTGGAGCGTCGTCAGGAGTTGGAACGTGCCCACAGTGAAGCGGGCGCCTCCCAGCTTGCGGTACCTCTCGCTGGCAATGTCCACGTCGGAGATGAAGCCCCAGCCGAAGCTCAGGAAGGAGAAGAGTCGCTTGCCTGAAGCCGTGTGGAGGGACATGAGGTCCATGGGGGCGTGCAGGCCTTTGCAGAGGAAGTAAGTGCAGTTCATGAGCAGCTCCTCCTTGTTGAAGTGGCCCTtgctgcagcaggagaaagaaagggagcgCATGAAAACAGTGGCAGGGAAGGGACCAGCCCAAGGGTAGTGCGGAAATGGGTTGGAACTCGAATATGGTCAAATAAGTGGTTGCACAAAAGGTCTCCCAATTTACCCTCCTCTTCCACAGAGTGGGGGCTGGGACAAAGCAGTTTTCAGACTCCTGCTTtggtgtccttttttttttaaaacataatttttattgattttacaaattacaaaagatggtacatacatatacaccttttccaccttcttcccacccccctccatgggtcctcccctgccacagaagtatcccacgcaggtgaacagtcagaagtggtccattttatgattgagtttctgtcctcctccccctcccctgcccccgaagcccccccctgccaccagggagctccagtgaaccagggcagtacgcaggagttcatccatccaaccatctattgtcataccaaaaaaaaaagaaaatacaaaaagagaaaaagagaaaaaagaaaaaaaaagacaaaaaggaaaaaagacaaaaaaaaa
Above is a window of Zootoca vivipara chromosome 2, rZooViv1.1, whole genome shotgun sequence DNA encoding:
- the SPHK1 gene encoding sphingosine kinase 1, giving the protein MERGVLSDSGETLRSSGSSREVVLSGVFSLAPVAPKSSCALSLTSSAELLVRRLDTAEPSGSITSLSLSDCIGCYAFQRKGSPEPAAAYFTVFCYPFKKGWWVSGESRHRVAKTFRVLESEEAEENRSIAEMWARKIMELSTPSTVSLQEATFGLLSRPCQVMVLLNPRSGAGRALQLFKSQVQPMLTEANIGVSMFITEKNNHAWDLVRKTDLSMYSALVIMAGDGLLYEVINGLMERPDWESAIQKPLCILPGGSGNALAASLNHYTSKGHFNKEELLMNCTYFLCKGLHAPMDLMSLHTASGKRLFSFLSFGWGFISDVDIASERYRKLGGARFTVGTFQLLTTLQVYKGRLSYLPCDDLSPSPGSSPSEVGHSSPSALRSEQSSFSSKKSLYSFFPSVSSCASSNNCVLEDSLLVPFEQPIPEHWTVAPEEEFVSIICIQHSHLGADLLLAPQAKLYDDAIHLFYVTAGVSRLSMVKFFMAMDKGTHLALNNPYLHYVPVKAFRLEPLVRKGSMTVDGEVLPCEPVQGQMHRRLARVISSTGS